GTAATGCCATTATACGACGCCCGCGGAGGGTGCTCTTTTTACCAGAAGCTGCAGGCGAGGTGAAGCCCGGGGCAGGTCAAGTGACTGAAAATACTTGAATCTGCCCGGGTGACCCGGCGCTCAAACGGCGACGGCCTGGTAGTCGGCCGCCAGGGGGCGGGCCAGGGGCTTGGTGGCCGGGTTCTTTTTCAGGAAACCCACTATGGCGTCCTGGGTCTGCCGCCAGCCGTCCTTGTGCTCGACGTCGACGAAGTGGCCGGCGTTGTCGATGGTGATGAACTGGCAGTCCCGTACGTGCTTGGCGAAGTGGCGGGCGTCCTCGGCGGAGGTGTACTCGTCGTTCTCGCCGTTGATGAACAGCATGGGGATGTCGACGTTGGCCAGGCAATCCACGTAGCAGCGCGAATCCATGTTCAGCACCTGGCGGACGTGGAAGTGCATCTGCAGGTACTCGTGCTCGTCCAGGCTGCTGCAGTGCTTGTGGTTGAAGCGCTGGTACAGGCCCGGCAGGTACTTGCCGATGGTGCCGTTCACCAGGTCGCCGACGGCGTTGCGGTCCACGGCCGCGAGGCACTCCAGGCCACGGGTGAGGTAATCCATCATCGGCGCGTTGAGGATGGGCGAGAAGGAGGTGATGACGGCCTTCTTGATCCGGGCCGGGCACTGGGCCAGGGCCAGCAGGGCGGAGACGCTGCCCCAGGAGAAGGACATCAGGTAGTCCACCCGGAAATGCTCGATCAGGTGGAGGAGGATGTCCGCCTCGGTTTCCTTGCTGATGAAGCGGCTGTTGTCGTTATGCGGCTTGGACTGGCCCGCATAGGGCTCGTCGAAGAGCACCACGTTGAAGTGCGGTTGCAGGTATTTCACTGTCTGCGCGAACGAGGCGGTCGTCGACAAGGAGCCGTTGACCAGGATGATGGTCTCCCTGGCTTCAGGATTGCGGTAGAACTCCGTGTGAACCTTGTACTGGCTGTGAATCTCGACGATGGCAGTTTCCGGCCTCATGTCGTTTCCTCCTGGCGCAGATGGGTCATGCGAACCCTCTCGACCGCGTGGTTCGCTGTAAGTCGTGGCAGTAGGAAAGCGCCTTTCGATGACAATCCAATGTCAGGCGGAGATTTTTAAAAATCTTTATATTTCAAGCGGTTAGTTCGAGAAAAGACGGCGTGTTCCGACGCTTTGGCGGGCGTCGGAAGGGTGTCTTCTAACCAGGCAGGGAACCTACGAGTGCATAGCACAAGGGACCGCAGGAACGCTTAGATGGTCGGCGTGACTCTTGGGTCACGCTCTGACCTTGTGTCCGATTTAAGCAGGGCCTCTTTACCCCTGCAAGCGCATTGAAAGGAAAAATTCTTGCAGTTCGTCGGGTTATTCGAATCCGATGTGACTCGCCCATGACCTTGCTAAAAGCAGGCCACTTCCGCCTCGGTGAGTGACCGGTAGTCGCCGGGCTGCATCCAAGGGTCCAGCTCGAGGGGGCCGATCGACTCCCGATGCAGGCTGGTCACGCGGTTGCGGAAGTGGCCGAACATGCGCTTGACCTGGTGATAGCGGCCCTCGTGCAGGGTCAGGCGGGCCTTGCGCGTGTCGAGGATCTCCAGCTGGGCGGGGAGGGTGGTCAGGTCCTCGAAGGCGAAATAGAGCCCTCGGGCGAAGGTCTCGACGTACTCGCCGCCAATGGGGTCCGCGGTTTCCACCAGGTAGACCTTGGGTTGCTTGCTGCCGGGCAGCGTGAGCCGGCGGGACCACTGGCCGTCGTTGGTGATGAGCAGCAGGCCGGTGGTGGTGAGGTCGAGGCGGCCGCCCAGGTGCAGCTCGTGCTTGTCCGGCTCGTCCAGCAGGTCCAGCACCGTGGGGTGGTCCGGGTGCTCGGTGGCGCTGACGTGGCCGGAGGGCTTGTAGAGCATGATGTAGCGCGCCGGCTTGCCGGCCTGCAGTACGCGCTGGTCCAGCTCCACCCGCTGGAATTCCCGAATATCGCAACGGCCGTCGGTGACCCTTTCGCCATCCACCCGAACCCGACCGGCGGCCAGCAGCAGGCGTGCATCGAGGCGGTTGAACTCGGGAAAATTGCTCAGGAATCGATCAAGGCGCATCAGTTTGGTGCGTCGGGCGGCAGTGCCTGGGCACAGCGTGGGCAGAGGCAGGCGCGGTCGATGTCCGCCGGTGGGATGCGCGCCAGGGCCGCCGGGTCGATGGGCGTGGAGAAGCACCAGCAGTCCTCGCCGGCCCGCGCCGGATCGGCCTGGGTGCAGTGGTTGCTCTGACCGCAGAGCGGGCAGCGGGTCGGGTCGTTGGGGGTGCTCATGGATGGGGACGGCGATGGAAAGGGCGCAAGGGTGAGGCCTGGGGCGTCATGCTGCAAGCCCGGGCCGATGGGCTGGTGTTGCCGTCCGCTGGGGATCGCCTAGGCTCGAATATGCAAGACGTAAATGTCTGTATGCGACATGGCCGCATTCACAAAAGTCTGAAGGCATTTAAGAAGCTAACGCATAATCGCGGTCTATCGAGTCTGTCATCCACTTCCTGAGCCGAGCTGCCCGTGTCCGCCAATATCAATGCCGTCAACAAAGCCAAGGCCTGGTCGGCCCATGGCGTCACCGCCACCGGTGTCGTCCTTGCCCTGATGGCCATTCTCGCCCTGTTCGACAACCAGCCGCGCGATTGCCTCCTCTGGCTCGGTGCGGCGTTGTTGGTGGATGGCCTCGACGGCACCCTGGCGCGACGGGTTCAGACCAGCACCATGCTGCCGAACTTCGACGGCTCCACCCTGGACCTGGTGATCGACTACCTCACCTATGTGTTCATCCCCGCGATCTTCATCTACCGCTATATCGACCTGCCGGACCATACCGCGCTGGTGGCGGTGAGCCTGATCCTGGTGTCCTCGCTGTTCTGCTTCTGCAACCTGAACATGAAGAGCAGCGACAACTATTTCGTCGGCTTCCCCGCCGCCTGGAACGTGGTGGCGCTGTACGTCTGGATCATCGACCCGCCGCCGGTGGTGAGCCTGCTGCTGATCTGCGTGCTGGCGGCGCTGACCCTGACCAAGCTGAAGTTCCTGCATCCCTTCCGGGTGCGCAGGCTGATGCCGCTGAACATCCTGGTGACCTTCATCTGGATGATCAGCAGCATGCTGCTGATCATCCAGCATCCCTTCTACAAGTCCCTGGTGCTGGGCATCTGGTGGCTGGCCTCGGCCTACTTCGTCGGCATCTGCCTGTGGCGCAGCCTGCTGGACTGGACCCACAAGCTGAAGGCCTGAGCACGGGCTGCTGCCCGAAGGGCCACTTACCGGCCGCGTTGCGTCGTCTCCCTGCCACGCCCCTGCCTCAGGGGCGGAGCGTACCCGGGGCCTTACCAGAGCGGCAGCGTGTAGCTGAGGATCAGGCGGTTCTCGTCCAGGTCGCTGCCGAAGTGGCTGGTGCGCACCGTGGCGTTGCGCCATTTCAGGCCAAGGTTCTTCAGCGGGCCGCCCTGGATGACGTAGGCGATGTCGGTGTCACGTTCCCATTCCTTGCCGTCCTCGCGCCCGGCGCCCAGTTCCACGCCGTCGCCGGAGAGGTAGCGGGTCATGAAGGTCAGGCCGGGGATGCCGACGCTGGCGAAGTTGAAGTCGTAACGGGCCTGCCAGGAGCGTTCCTCGCGGTTGGCGAAGTCGCTGATCTGCACGAAGTTCACCAGGTAGGCATCGCTGCCGTTGACGTAGGCGAAGCCGGTGTCGCCGCTCATGCGCTGGTAGCCGAGGCCCAGGGCGTGGCCGCCGAAGGCGTAGGTGAACATCGCGCCGAAGGCCTTGTTATCGACGTTGCTGCCGCCTTCGTCGCTGGAGTGGGCGAAGCGCAGGTCGCTCTTCAGGCTCCGGCCCTCGCCCAGGGGCAGCAGGTGGTTGAGATTGAGCTGATGCTGGCGATAGAAGTCGTCCAGGCGGCCGAAGCCGTAGCCCGTGGTGAGGCTGTCGCTCCATTTGTAGCTGAGGTTGGCGAAATCGAAGGCGTCGCTGCCGGTGCTGCGGGCGCGGATGTTCTTCGCGCCGACGGTGGTGATGCCCATGTCCTCATAGTCCGAGGAGTCGCGCTGGTTCACCTGGGTCAGGCGTCCGGCGTCGAAGGTCAGGCCATCGAGCTCCAGCGAATTGAGCTGGCCGCCCTCGAAGGTCTGCGGCAGCAGGCGCGAATCGTTGGCCAGCAGCACCGGCAGCTTCGGCATCAGGGTGCCCAGCCTGAGGGTGCTCCTGGACGCCCGCAGCTTGGCGGTCAGGCCCAGTTCGCCGTATTCGTCCTGGGCACGCTTGGGGGCTTCTCGGTCGCGCTTCAGGAGGCCGGAGCCGGCGCGGTCCGGGCTGGAGTCCAGCTTCACGCCCAAGAGGCCGATGGCGTCCAGGCCGACGCCGACCGTGCCTTCGGTAAAGCCCGATTCATAGCGCAGGAGGAAGCCCTGGGCCCATTCCTCGGCCTTGGCCTGGGGGGCGCCGCTCTGGCGGAAATCGCGGTTGAAGTAGAAATTGCGCAGTTCGAGGCTGGCCTTGCCGTCCTGGATGAAGTCGGCGGAGGCGGGGACGGACAGGCCGAGGGCGCCGCTGGCCAGGATCAGGCCGGAGGTGAGGGTGGTGCGCTTCATGGGGGTTCCTTTTGTTGTTGTTCTGTCGCCCGGAGGCGGAATGAAAAGGGCGCGGCCCAAAACGGCCGGACCGCGCCACGCTCAACGGGGGAGGCGCCGGGGCCGGACGGTGGCCCCGGGCTTCGTTTCATGGATCAGTGACTGCTGGCGGCCGCGGCGCCGAGGCCGGTCTGGGCGCGGACGAACTGGTCGTCGTAGGCCGCCCGCTCGCGCTGCCCACGGGCGCTGCGGTCGAGGCTGGAGACCAGGACGATCACCGCGAAGGCCAGGGGCATGGAGAACAGCGCCGGATGGTCGTAGGGGAAGATCGCCTTGGCGTTGCCGAGCACGGTCACCCAGACGGCGGGGGAGAGGACCACCAGCACCAGCGCGCTGACCAGGCCGGTGAGGCCACCGCAGAGGGCGCCACGGGTGGTCAGGCCCTTCCAGTACATGGCCATGATCAGCACCGGGAAATTGGCCGAGGCGGCGACGCCGAAGGTCAGGCCCACCAGGAAGGCGATGTTCATCTGCTCGAACAGCAGCCCCAGGCAGATGGCCACCAGGCCCAGGCAGACGGTGGCGATGCGGCTGACGCGCATTTCCTCGCGCTCGCTGGCCCGGCCTTTCTTCAGGACGGTGGCGTAGAGGTCGTGGGAGATGGCCGAGGCACCGGCGAGTGCCAGGCCCGCCACCACGGCGAGGATGGTGGCGAAGGCCACGGCCGAGAGGAAGCCGAGGAAGAGGTTGCCACCCACTGCCTTGGCCAGGTGCATGGCCACCATGTTGCCGCCGCCCACTAGGGCGCCGCCCAGCTTGCCGTCGACGAAGTACTGCGGGTCGGTACCGACGATGACGATGGCGGTGTAGCCGAGCACGCAGACCACCAGGAAGAAGAAGCCGATGAAGCCGGTGGCGAAGAGCACCGAGCGACGGGCTTCTTTGGCGTTGGGCACGGTGAAGAAGCGCATCAGGATGTGAGGCAGGCCGGCGATGCCGAAGACCAGGCCGAGGGACAGCGACACGGCGTTGATCGGGTCGGCCAGCAGCGAGCCCGGGCCCATGATGCCGTTGCCGATGGCGTGGGCCTCGATGGCGCGGGCGGCGAGGTTTTCCAGGCTGAAGCCGAATTCGCTCAGGGCCATCAGCACCAGGGTGGTGCCGCCGGCCAGCAGCAGGACGGCCTTGACGATCTGCACCCAGGTGGTGGCGATCATGCCGCCGAAGATGACGTAAACCAGCATCAGCACGCCGACCACTATCACCGCCATCTGGTAGTCCAGGCCGAACAGCAGCTTGATCAACTGGCCGGCGCCGACCATCTGCACGATGAGGTAGCAGCAGACCACGGTCAGCGAACCGACGGCGGCCAGGCTGCGCACGCGGGTCTGGTCGAGGCGGTAGGAGACGATGTCGGCGAAGGTGTACTTGCCCAGGTTGCGCAGGCGTTCGGCCATCAGGAAGGTGATCACCGGCCAGCCGACGAAGAAGCCGATGGTGTAGACGAAGCCGTCGTAGCCCTTGGCGAACACCAGGCTTGAGAGGCCCAGCAGGGTGGCCGCCGACATGTAGTCGCCGGCGATCGCCAGGCCGTTCTGGAAGCCGGAGATGCCGCCGCCGGCGGTGTAGAAGTCCGAGGCCGAGCGGGTGCGCCGGGCCGCCCACCAGGTGATGGCGAGGGTGGCGAGGACGAAGACGAAGAACATGCCGATGGCGTGCAGGTTCAGCGGCTGCTTGGGCGCCTCGGCGGCGACGGCGCCCAGGGGGGACAGGGCGAGGAGGGCGAGGAGCGCTTTCATGCCTTGGCCTCCTCGATGATCTCGGCGCTGAGGGCGTCGAAGCGGGTGTTGGCGCTGCGCACGTACCAGGCGGTGAGC
This genomic window from Pseudomonas furukawaii contains:
- a CDS encoding OprD family porin, which codes for MKRTTLTSGLILASGALGLSVPASADFIQDGKASLELRNFYFNRDFRQSGAPQAKAEEWAQGFLLRYESGFTEGTVGVGLDAIGLLGVKLDSSPDRAGSGLLKRDREAPKRAQDEYGELGLTAKLRASRSTLRLGTLMPKLPVLLANDSRLLPQTFEGGQLNSLELDGLTFDAGRLTQVNQRDSSDYEDMGITTVGAKNIRARSTGSDAFDFANLSYKWSDSLTTGYGFGRLDDFYRQHQLNLNHLLPLGEGRSLKSDLRFAHSSDEGGSNVDNKAFGAMFTYAFGGHALGLGYQRMSGDTGFAYVNGSDAYLVNFVQISDFANREERSWQARYDFNFASVGIPGLTFMTRYLSGDGVELGAGREDGKEWERDTDIAYVIQGGPLKNLGLKWRNATVRTSHFGSDLDENRLILSYTLPLW
- a CDS encoding cysteine-rich CWC family protein gives rise to the protein MSTPNDPTRCPLCGQSNHCTQADPARAGEDCWCFSTPIDPAALARIPPADIDRACLCPRCAQALPPDAPN
- a CDS encoding pseudouridine synthase, translating into MRLDRFLSNFPEFNRLDARLLLAAGRVRVDGERVTDGRCDIREFQRVELDQRVLQAGKPARYIMLYKPSGHVSATEHPDHPTVLDLLDEPDKHELHLGGRLDLTTTGLLLITNDGQWSRRLTLPGSKQPKVYLVETADPIGGEYVETFARGLYFAFEDLTTLPAQLEILDTRKARLTLHEGRYHQVKRMFGHFRNRVTSLHRESIGPLELDPWMQPGDYRSLTEAEVACF
- a CDS encoding alpha/beta fold hydrolase, giving the protein MRPETAIVEIHSQYKVHTEFYRNPEARETIILVNGSLSTTASFAQTVKYLQPHFNVVLFDEPYAGQSKPHNDNSRFISKETEADILLHLIEHFRVDYLMSFSWGSVSALLALAQCPARIKKAVITSFSPILNAPMMDYLTRGLECLAAVDRNAVGDLVNGTIGKYLPGLYQRFNHKHCSSLDEHEYLQMHFHVRQVLNMDSRCYVDCLANVDIPMLFINGENDEYTSAEDARHFAKHVRDCQFITIDNAGHFVDVEHKDGWRQTQDAIVGFLKKNPATKPLARPLAADYQAVAV
- the pcsA gene encoding phosphatidylcholine synthase → MPVSANINAVNKAKAWSAHGVTATGVVLALMAILALFDNQPRDCLLWLGAALLVDGLDGTLARRVQTSTMLPNFDGSTLDLVIDYLTYVFIPAIFIYRYIDLPDHTALVAVSLILVSSLFCFCNLNMKSSDNYFVGFPAAWNVVALYVWIIDPPPVVSLLLICVLAALTLTKLKFLHPFRVRRLMPLNILVTFIWMISSMLLIIQHPFYKSLVLGIWWLASAYFVGICLWRSLLDWTHKLKA
- a CDS encoding cation acetate symporter gives rise to the protein MKALLALLALSPLGAVAAEAPKQPLNLHAIGMFFVFVLATLAITWWAARRTRSASDFYTAGGGISGFQNGLAIAGDYMSAATLLGLSSLVFAKGYDGFVYTIGFFVGWPVITFLMAERLRNLGKYTFADIVSYRLDQTRVRSLAAVGSLTVVCCYLIVQMVGAGQLIKLLFGLDYQMAVIVVGVLMLVYVIFGGMIATTWVQIVKAVLLLAGGTTLVLMALSEFGFSLENLAARAIEAHAIGNGIMGPGSLLADPINAVSLSLGLVFGIAGLPHILMRFFTVPNAKEARRSVLFATGFIGFFFLVVCVLGYTAIVIVGTDPQYFVDGKLGGALVGGGNMVAMHLAKAVGGNLFLGFLSAVAFATILAVVAGLALAGASAISHDLYATVLKKGRASEREEMRVSRIATVCLGLVAICLGLLFEQMNIAFLVGLTFGVAASANFPVLIMAMYWKGLTTRGALCGGLTGLVSALVLVVLSPAVWVTVLGNAKAIFPYDHPALFSMPLAFAVIVLVSSLDRSARGQRERAAYDDQFVRAQTGLGAAAASSH